From a single Vespa crabro chromosome 22, iyVesCrab1.2, whole genome shotgun sequence genomic region:
- the LOC124431710 gene encoding transmembrane GTPase Marf isoform X3: MTKNKKIFVKAKKKINDIFIEIDDYVQDTVAFMKSLQNDRKIITLEEVSRVQNYVDKVHAIRDVLKRDHMKVAFFGRTSNGKSTVINAMLRDKILPSGIGHTTNCFLQVEGSDSGEAYLITEGSTEKQPVQSVGQLGHALCKEKLCESHLVRIFWPKEKCLLLRDDVVFVDSPGVDVTPNLDEWIDKHCLDADVFVLVANAESTLMVTEKNFFHKVSTKLSKPNIFILNNRWDASASEPEFFDQLVKEQKEVRAQHQERAVDFLSKELKVYSPKDAEERVFFISAKETLQARMQEQRGQPAHNGALAEGFQNRYFEFQDFERKFEECISKSAVKTKFEQHSQRGKHIATEIRQTLDEILERTQAMRGEQLNVKKEVHDRLNFTEQQLILLTQEMKDKIHHMVEDVEQRVAKALNEEIRRLAVLVDEFSVPFHTEPLVLNVYKRELHTHVENGLGSNLRARLSTALALNMENSQREMTERMAGLLADNKKQMSLNILPRREPFEILYRLNCDNLCADFHEDLEFRFSWGLTSIINRFAGKQSHKLTIANYPQEIPPSIASPTDSIDSIKFVSNTPNFSTNSDDWSLATRIAVASITSQGTMGGLIIAGFMLKTIGWRLIAVTGAIYGALYLYERLTWTNKAKESEFKRQYVAHATKKLRLIVDLTSANCSHQVQQELSSTFARLCHLVDETTSEMDAELKTIACMVRILEEAASNAKVLRNKANYLANELDLFDAAYLKSLN; encoded by the exons ATgaccaaaaataaaaag ATTTTTGttaaagcaaagaaaaaaataaatgacatatttattgaaatagaTGACTATGTTCAGGATACAGTGGCATTTATGAAAT CATTGCAAAATGATCGTAAGATCATTACTTTGGAGGAAGTATCAAGAGTCCAAAATTATGTAGACAAAGTTCATGCAATACGAGATGTCCTTAAAAGAGATCACATGAAAGTTGCATTTTTTGGAAG AACGAGTAATGGGAAAAGTACAGTTATAAATGCTATGTTACGAGATAAGATATTACCAAGTGGAATAGGACACACAACAAATTGCTTTTTACAAGTAGAAGGATCAGATAGTGGAGAAGCTTATCTTATTACTGAAGGATCTACAGAAAAACAACCAGTTCAATCTGTTGGACAATTGGGTCATGCTCTTTGCAAAGAGAAATTATGTGAAAGCCATTTAGTTAGAATATTTTGGCCAAAAGAGAAATGTCTTTTATTAAGAGATGACGTAGTCTTTGTTGATAGTCCTGGAGTTGATGTTACACCTAATTTAGATGAATGGATTGATAAACATTGTTTAGATGCAGATGTATTTGTTTTGGTTGCTAATGCTGAGTCTACTTTGATGGTCACT gagaaaaatttttttcataaagtaTCTACTAAGTTATCAAAaccaaatatatttattttgaacaaTCGTTGGGACGCATCTGCTTCTGAACCAGAATTCTTTGATcag CTGGTCAAAGAACAGAAAGAG GTCAGAGCTCAGCATCAAGAACGTGCTGTGGACTTTTTGTCAAAAGAATTAAAGGTTTATTCACCAAAAGATGCAGAAGAacgtgtattttttatttctgccAAAGAAACTCTTCAAGCTCGTATGCAAGAACAACGTGGTCAACCTGCTCATA atggTGCATTAGCGGAAGGCTTTCAGAATCGTTATTTTGAATTTCaagattttgaaagaaaatttgaagagTGTATTTCTAAATCTGCTGTTAAAACAAAATTCGAACAACATTCTCAACGTGGTAAACACATAGCCAC ggaaATTCGTCAAACCTTGGATGAAATATTGGAGAGAACACAAGCAATGCGAGGTGAACAATTAAATGTTAAGAAGGAAGTTCATGACAGATTAAATTTCACAGAacaacaattaatattattaactcaagaaatgaaagataaaattcaTCATATGGTAGAAGACGTTGAACAAAGAGTTGCCAAAGCtttaaatgaagaaattcGTCGATTAGCCGTTCTCGTTGATGAATTTAGTGTACCATTTCATACAGAACCATTGGTATTGAACGTATATAAACGTGAATTACATACACACGTGGAAAATGGATtag gTTCCAATTTACGGGCACGTTTAAGTACAGCTTTAGCATTGAATATGGAAAATTCACAGCGTGAAATGACAGAGAGAATGGCAGGTTTATTGGcggataataaaaaacaaatgtctttaaatattttacctaGACGTGAACCATTTGAAATATTGTACAGATTGAATTGCGATAATCTTTGTGCGGATTTCCATGAGGATTTAGAATTTCGATTTTCATGGGGTTTAACGtctattattaatagattTGCTGGGAAACAAAGTCATAAATTAACCATTGCTAATTATCCACAAGag ATACCACCGTCTATAGCATCGCCAACAGATAGCATTGAttctattaaatttgtatCAAATACACCAAATTTTTCGACAAATTCCGACGATTGGTCATTAGCAACACGAATTGCCGTAGCATCAATAACATCTCAAGGCACTATGGGTGGTTTAATTATCGCTGGCTTT atGTTGAAGACTATTGGATGGAGGCTTATAGCAGTAACTGGTGCAATTTATGGTGCTTTATATCTTTATGAACGATTAACATGGACTAATAAAGCTAAAGAATCTGAATTTAAACGACAATACGTTGCACATGCAACTAAGAAATTAAGATTGATCGTAGATCTTACATCTGCAAATTGTAGCCATCAAGTTCAACA GGAGCTTTCTAGTACATTTGCACGTTTATGCCATTTAGTCGATGAAACAACATCTGAGATGGATGCAGAACTTAAGACTATTGCCTGTATGGTCCGAATTTTAGAAGAAGCTGCATCTAATGCTAAAGTTTTACGAAATAAGGCAAATTATTTAGCCAACGAGTTGGATTTGTTTGATGCAGCTTATTTAAAATCactgaattaa
- the LOC124431710 gene encoding transmembrane GTPase Marf isoform X1 — protein sequence MAAYINRTISLIGGESQLRSTDIRTDHSPLQIFVKAKKKINDIFIEIDDYVQDTVAFMKSLQNDRKIITLEEVSRVQNYVDKVHAIRDVLKRDHMKVAFFGRTSNGKSTVINAMLRDKILPSGIGHTTNCFLQVEGSDSGEAYLITEGSTEKQPVQSVGQLGHALCKEKLCESHLVRIFWPKEKCLLLRDDVVFVDSPGVDVTPNLDEWIDKHCLDADVFVLVANAESTLMVTEKNFFHKVSTKLSKPNIFILNNRWDASASEPEFFDQLVKEQKEVRAQHQERAVDFLSKELKVYSPKDAEERVFFISAKETLQARMQEQRGQPAHNGALAEGFQNRYFEFQDFERKFEECISKSAVKTKFEQHSQRGKHIATEIRQTLDEILERTQAMRGEQLNVKKEVHDRLNFTEQQLILLTQEMKDKIHHMVEDVEQRVAKALNEEIRRLAVLVDEFSVPFHTEPLVLNVYKRELHTHVENGLGSNLRARLSTALALNMENSQREMTERMAGLLADNKKQMSLNILPRREPFEILYRLNCDNLCADFHEDLEFRFSWGLTSIINRFAGKQSHKLTIANYPQEIPPSIASPTDSIDSIKFVSNTPNFSTNSDDWSLATRIAVASITSQGTMGGLIIAGFMLKTIGWRLIAVTGAIYGALYLYERLTWTNKAKESEFKRQYVAHATKKLRLIVDLTSANCSHQVQQELSSTFARLCHLVDETTSEMDAELKTIACMVRILEEAASNAKVLRNKANYLANELDLFDAAYLKSLN from the exons ATGGCTGCTTATATAAATCGTACAATATCTTTAATTGGTGGAGAGAGTCAACTCCGATCTACAGATATTAGAACTGATCATTCTCCTCTACAGATTTTTGttaaagcaaagaaaaaaataaatgacatatttattgaaatagaTGACTATGTTCAGGATACAGTGGCATTTATGAAAT CATTGCAAAATGATCGTAAGATCATTACTTTGGAGGAAGTATCAAGAGTCCAAAATTATGTAGACAAAGTTCATGCAATACGAGATGTCCTTAAAAGAGATCACATGAAAGTTGCATTTTTTGGAAG AACGAGTAATGGGAAAAGTACAGTTATAAATGCTATGTTACGAGATAAGATATTACCAAGTGGAATAGGACACACAACAAATTGCTTTTTACAAGTAGAAGGATCAGATAGTGGAGAAGCTTATCTTATTACTGAAGGATCTACAGAAAAACAACCAGTTCAATCTGTTGGACAATTGGGTCATGCTCTTTGCAAAGAGAAATTATGTGAAAGCCATTTAGTTAGAATATTTTGGCCAAAAGAGAAATGTCTTTTATTAAGAGATGACGTAGTCTTTGTTGATAGTCCTGGAGTTGATGTTACACCTAATTTAGATGAATGGATTGATAAACATTGTTTAGATGCAGATGTATTTGTTTTGGTTGCTAATGCTGAGTCTACTTTGATGGTCACT gagaaaaatttttttcataaagtaTCTACTAAGTTATCAAAaccaaatatatttattttgaacaaTCGTTGGGACGCATCTGCTTCTGAACCAGAATTCTTTGATcag CTGGTCAAAGAACAGAAAGAG GTCAGAGCTCAGCATCAAGAACGTGCTGTGGACTTTTTGTCAAAAGAATTAAAGGTTTATTCACCAAAAGATGCAGAAGAacgtgtattttttatttctgccAAAGAAACTCTTCAAGCTCGTATGCAAGAACAACGTGGTCAACCTGCTCATA atggTGCATTAGCGGAAGGCTTTCAGAATCGTTATTTTGAATTTCaagattttgaaagaaaatttgaagagTGTATTTCTAAATCTGCTGTTAAAACAAAATTCGAACAACATTCTCAACGTGGTAAACACATAGCCAC ggaaATTCGTCAAACCTTGGATGAAATATTGGAGAGAACACAAGCAATGCGAGGTGAACAATTAAATGTTAAGAAGGAAGTTCATGACAGATTAAATTTCACAGAacaacaattaatattattaactcaagaaatgaaagataaaattcaTCATATGGTAGAAGACGTTGAACAAAGAGTTGCCAAAGCtttaaatgaagaaattcGTCGATTAGCCGTTCTCGTTGATGAATTTAGTGTACCATTTCATACAGAACCATTGGTATTGAACGTATATAAACGTGAATTACATACACACGTGGAAAATGGATtag gTTCCAATTTACGGGCACGTTTAAGTACAGCTTTAGCATTGAATATGGAAAATTCACAGCGTGAAATGACAGAGAGAATGGCAGGTTTATTGGcggataataaaaaacaaatgtctttaaatattttacctaGACGTGAACCATTTGAAATATTGTACAGATTGAATTGCGATAATCTTTGTGCGGATTTCCATGAGGATTTAGAATTTCGATTTTCATGGGGTTTAACGtctattattaatagattTGCTGGGAAACAAAGTCATAAATTAACCATTGCTAATTATCCACAAGag ATACCACCGTCTATAGCATCGCCAACAGATAGCATTGAttctattaaatttgtatCAAATACACCAAATTTTTCGACAAATTCCGACGATTGGTCATTAGCAACACGAATTGCCGTAGCATCAATAACATCTCAAGGCACTATGGGTGGTTTAATTATCGCTGGCTTT atGTTGAAGACTATTGGATGGAGGCTTATAGCAGTAACTGGTGCAATTTATGGTGCTTTATATCTTTATGAACGATTAACATGGACTAATAAAGCTAAAGAATCTGAATTTAAACGACAATACGTTGCACATGCAACTAAGAAATTAAGATTGATCGTAGATCTTACATCTGCAAATTGTAGCCATCAAGTTCAACA GGAGCTTTCTAGTACATTTGCACGTTTATGCCATTTAGTCGATGAAACAACATCTGAGATGGATGCAGAACTTAAGACTATTGCCTGTATGGTCCGAATTTTAGAAGAAGCTGCATCTAATGCTAAAGTTTTACGAAATAAGGCAAATTATTTAGCCAACGAGTTGGATTTGTTTGATGCAGCTTATTTAAAATCactgaattaa
- the LOC124431710 gene encoding transmembrane GTPase Marf isoform X2, whose protein sequence is MAAYINRTISLIGGESQLRSTDIRTDHSPLQIFVKAKKKINDIFIEIDDYVQDTVAFMKSLQNDRKIITLEEVSRVQNYVDKVHAIRDVLKRDHMKVAFFGRTSNGKSTVINAMLRDKILPSGIGHTTNCFLQVEGSDSGEAYLITEGSTEKQPVQSVGQLGHALCKEKLCESHLVRIFWPKEKCLLLRDDVVFVDSPGVDVTPNLDEWIDKHCLDADVFVLVANAESTLMVTEKNFFHKVSTKLSKPNIFILNNRWDASASEPEFFDQVRAQHQERAVDFLSKELKVYSPKDAEERVFFISAKETLQARMQEQRGQPAHNGALAEGFQNRYFEFQDFERKFEECISKSAVKTKFEQHSQRGKHIATEIRQTLDEILERTQAMRGEQLNVKKEVHDRLNFTEQQLILLTQEMKDKIHHMVEDVEQRVAKALNEEIRRLAVLVDEFSVPFHTEPLVLNVYKRELHTHVENGLGSNLRARLSTALALNMENSQREMTERMAGLLADNKKQMSLNILPRREPFEILYRLNCDNLCADFHEDLEFRFSWGLTSIINRFAGKQSHKLTIANYPQEIPPSIASPTDSIDSIKFVSNTPNFSTNSDDWSLATRIAVASITSQGTMGGLIIAGFMLKTIGWRLIAVTGAIYGALYLYERLTWTNKAKESEFKRQYVAHATKKLRLIVDLTSANCSHQVQQELSSTFARLCHLVDETTSEMDAELKTIACMVRILEEAASNAKVLRNKANYLANELDLFDAAYLKSLN, encoded by the exons ATGGCTGCTTATATAAATCGTACAATATCTTTAATTGGTGGAGAGAGTCAACTCCGATCTACAGATATTAGAACTGATCATTCTCCTCTACAGATTTTTGttaaagcaaagaaaaaaataaatgacatatttattgaaatagaTGACTATGTTCAGGATACAGTGGCATTTATGAAAT CATTGCAAAATGATCGTAAGATCATTACTTTGGAGGAAGTATCAAGAGTCCAAAATTATGTAGACAAAGTTCATGCAATACGAGATGTCCTTAAAAGAGATCACATGAAAGTTGCATTTTTTGGAAG AACGAGTAATGGGAAAAGTACAGTTATAAATGCTATGTTACGAGATAAGATATTACCAAGTGGAATAGGACACACAACAAATTGCTTTTTACAAGTAGAAGGATCAGATAGTGGAGAAGCTTATCTTATTACTGAAGGATCTACAGAAAAACAACCAGTTCAATCTGTTGGACAATTGGGTCATGCTCTTTGCAAAGAGAAATTATGTGAAAGCCATTTAGTTAGAATATTTTGGCCAAAAGAGAAATGTCTTTTATTAAGAGATGACGTAGTCTTTGTTGATAGTCCTGGAGTTGATGTTACACCTAATTTAGATGAATGGATTGATAAACATTGTTTAGATGCAGATGTATTTGTTTTGGTTGCTAATGCTGAGTCTACTTTGATGGTCACT gagaaaaatttttttcataaagtaTCTACTAAGTTATCAAAaccaaatatatttattttgaacaaTCGTTGGGACGCATCTGCTTCTGAACCAGAATTCTTTGATcag GTCAGAGCTCAGCATCAAGAACGTGCTGTGGACTTTTTGTCAAAAGAATTAAAGGTTTATTCACCAAAAGATGCAGAAGAacgtgtattttttatttctgccAAAGAAACTCTTCAAGCTCGTATGCAAGAACAACGTGGTCAACCTGCTCATA atggTGCATTAGCGGAAGGCTTTCAGAATCGTTATTTTGAATTTCaagattttgaaagaaaatttgaagagTGTATTTCTAAATCTGCTGTTAAAACAAAATTCGAACAACATTCTCAACGTGGTAAACACATAGCCAC ggaaATTCGTCAAACCTTGGATGAAATATTGGAGAGAACACAAGCAATGCGAGGTGAACAATTAAATGTTAAGAAGGAAGTTCATGACAGATTAAATTTCACAGAacaacaattaatattattaactcaagaaatgaaagataaaattcaTCATATGGTAGAAGACGTTGAACAAAGAGTTGCCAAAGCtttaaatgaagaaattcGTCGATTAGCCGTTCTCGTTGATGAATTTAGTGTACCATTTCATACAGAACCATTGGTATTGAACGTATATAAACGTGAATTACATACACACGTGGAAAATGGATtag gTTCCAATTTACGGGCACGTTTAAGTACAGCTTTAGCATTGAATATGGAAAATTCACAGCGTGAAATGACAGAGAGAATGGCAGGTTTATTGGcggataataaaaaacaaatgtctttaaatattttacctaGACGTGAACCATTTGAAATATTGTACAGATTGAATTGCGATAATCTTTGTGCGGATTTCCATGAGGATTTAGAATTTCGATTTTCATGGGGTTTAACGtctattattaatagattTGCTGGGAAACAAAGTCATAAATTAACCATTGCTAATTATCCACAAGag ATACCACCGTCTATAGCATCGCCAACAGATAGCATTGAttctattaaatttgtatCAAATACACCAAATTTTTCGACAAATTCCGACGATTGGTCATTAGCAACACGAATTGCCGTAGCATCAATAACATCTCAAGGCACTATGGGTGGTTTAATTATCGCTGGCTTT atGTTGAAGACTATTGGATGGAGGCTTATAGCAGTAACTGGTGCAATTTATGGTGCTTTATATCTTTATGAACGATTAACATGGACTAATAAAGCTAAAGAATCTGAATTTAAACGACAATACGTTGCACATGCAACTAAGAAATTAAGATTGATCGTAGATCTTACATCTGCAAATTGTAGCCATCAAGTTCAACA GGAGCTTTCTAGTACATTTGCACGTTTATGCCATTTAGTCGATGAAACAACATCTGAGATGGATGCAGAACTTAAGACTATTGCCTGTATGGTCCGAATTTTAGAAGAAGCTGCATCTAATGCTAAAGTTTTACGAAATAAGGCAAATTATTTAGCCAACGAGTTGGATTTGTTTGATGCAGCTTATTTAAAATCactgaattaa